A section of the Kribbella sp. HUAS MG21 genome encodes:
- a CDS encoding glucarate dehydratase family protein — protein MSKISRVELTPVAFADPPLLNVVGVHEPFALRTIVQVWTDDGLVGLGETYAADDHLARLRAVAELLPGLDPFDLNGLRRRVGDVLTSGGAQVGGMLNLQDPVDVVLSPYEVALLDLQGKLLDRPVVDLLGGAVRDDVPFSAYLFYKWAAHPGAEADAWGEALDPDGIVRQARTMVDEYGFTAIKLKGGVFAPEQEAEAVRALAAAFPEHKLRIDPNCAWTVDTSIRVARELGDVLEYLEDPTPGIDGMAAVARQTELPLATNMCVIAFAHLKPSVLADAVQVLLSDHHYWGGLRRSQLLAGICDTFGMGLSMHSNSHLGISLAAMTHLAAATPNLTYACDTHYPWKTEDVIKPGVLRFEAGSVRVPDGPGLGVELDVDALGALHEQYLACGIRKRDDTSYMRTVDPGFTPNTARW, from the coding sequence ATGAGCAAGATCTCCCGCGTCGAACTCACTCCGGTCGCCTTCGCGGACCCGCCGCTGCTGAACGTGGTCGGCGTCCACGAGCCCTTTGCGCTGCGCACGATCGTGCAGGTGTGGACGGACGACGGGCTGGTGGGGCTGGGGGAGACGTACGCCGCGGACGACCACCTGGCCCGGTTGCGCGCGGTCGCCGAGCTGCTGCCCGGCTTGGATCCGTTCGACCTCAACGGGTTGCGCCGGCGCGTGGGCGACGTACTGACGTCGGGTGGTGCGCAGGTCGGCGGGATGCTCAACCTGCAAGATCCGGTGGACGTGGTGTTGTCGCCGTACGAGGTCGCCCTGCTCGACCTCCAGGGCAAGTTGCTGGACCGTCCGGTCGTGGACCTGCTCGGCGGGGCGGTGCGTGACGACGTGCCGTTCAGCGCCTATCTGTTCTACAAGTGGGCCGCGCATCCGGGGGCCGAGGCCGACGCGTGGGGCGAGGCGCTCGACCCGGACGGGATCGTGCGGCAGGCGCGCACGATGGTCGACGAGTACGGGTTCACCGCGATCAAGTTGAAGGGTGGGGTGTTCGCGCCGGAGCAGGAGGCCGAGGCGGTGCGGGCGCTGGCGGCGGCGTTCCCGGAGCACAAGCTGCGGATCGATCCGAACTGCGCTTGGACCGTGGACACGTCGATCCGCGTCGCTCGGGAGCTTGGTGACGTCCTCGAATATCTGGAGGATCCGACGCCGGGGATCGACGGGATGGCGGCCGTCGCCCGGCAGACGGAGTTGCCGCTGGCGACGAACATGTGCGTGATCGCGTTCGCGCACCTCAAGCCGTCGGTTCTCGCGGACGCAGTACAGGTGCTGCTGTCGGACCATCACTACTGGGGTGGGCTGCGGCGGTCGCAGCTGCTGGCGGGGATCTGCGACACGTTCGGGATGGGGTTGTCGATGCACTCCAACTCGCACCTCGGGATCAGCCTGGCGGCGATGACACATCTCGCGGCGGCGACGCCCAACCTCACGTATGCGTGCGACACGCACTACCCGTGGAAGACGGAGGACGTGATCAAGCCCGGCGTACTGCGTTTCGAGGCCGGCAGCGTGCGGGTGCCGGACGGTCCCGGTCTGGGGGTCGAGCTGGACGTCGACGCGCTCGGCGCGTTGCACGAGCAGTACCTCGCGTGCGGGATCCGGAAACGCGACGACACGTCGTACATGCGGACGGTCGATCCCGGCTTCACGCCCAACACGGCGCGCTGGTGA
- a CDS encoding tripartite tricarboxylate transporter TctB family protein: MSEAALQEELAADRPPQAGPWSQLGAAVVAGLVGVAGVIGSLALGLGRLTQPGPGLWPFVVSVAVTVLAAVLAVVGRRGTDTEKFSRSSVLTAVAVLSLVIFAVALPLVGFEIPSVLLAFVWLRFLGKESWVASVAISVGTVAAFYVLFVLVLQIPLPRLI; encoded by the coding sequence GTGAGTGAAGCTGCCCTGCAAGAGGAACTGGCCGCGGACCGGCCGCCGCAGGCGGGGCCGTGGTCCCAGCTGGGTGCCGCGGTTGTCGCTGGGCTGGTTGGCGTCGCCGGGGTGATCGGGTCGCTCGCACTCGGTCTCGGGCGGTTGACGCAGCCCGGCCCGGGGCTGTGGCCGTTCGTGGTCAGCGTCGCCGTGACCGTGCTGGCCGCGGTGCTCGCGGTGGTCGGCCGGCGGGGGACTGACACCGAGAAGTTCTCGCGGTCGAGTGTGCTGACCGCGGTCGCCGTACTGTCGCTGGTGATCTTCGCGGTGGCGCTGCCGTTGGTCGGGTTCGAGATCCCGTCGGTGCTGCTCGCGTTCGTGTGGCTGCGGTTCCTCGGCAAGGAGTCCTGGGTGGCGTCGGTCGCGATCAGCGTCGGCACGGTGGCCGCGTTCTACGTGCTCTTCGTGCTGGTGCTGCAGATCCCGCTGCCCAGGTTGATCTGA
- a CDS encoding tripartite tricarboxylate transporter substrate binding protein encodes MLFKRDRHVLVMAVSAAVLLAGCGGVKTTSTGGAGDYPTGNIQMSVGASPGGSTDLITRAIAEGLGKELGVSVPVVNKPGANGALNAKELQSAKPDGYKIAVQNASLFTITPLAVSANEAVKLDDFDLIAGVSQDDYMLAAPAASGYKSIADLKKAGKNIKYGTTGVGTGAQLASALTFKTAAIAATDVPFDGGAPAMTALLGQQVDVATFQLGEGIENVKAGKLVPLAVFSAERIAFLPDVPTAKEQGYDVVVSQYRFLTAPKGTPDDVKTKIADAAEKTFATDAYKKFNEENFLTPREVGPDEIKKILDEAAAKYKAQLDQYGISLAAKK; translated from the coding sequence ATGCTGTTCAAGCGCGACCGCCACGTCCTGGTGATGGCAGTGAGTGCTGCGGTGCTGTTGGCCGGGTGCGGTGGGGTCAAGACGACCTCCACCGGCGGTGCGGGCGACTACCCGACCGGCAACATCCAGATGAGCGTCGGCGCCTCTCCCGGTGGAAGTACCGACCTGATCACCCGGGCGATCGCGGAAGGCCTTGGCAAGGAGCTCGGGGTCTCGGTGCCGGTGGTCAACAAGCCCGGTGCGAACGGTGCCCTGAACGCCAAGGAACTGCAGTCCGCGAAGCCCGACGGCTACAAGATCGCGGTCCAGAACGCTTCGCTGTTCACGATCACGCCGCTCGCGGTGTCGGCGAACGAGGCGGTCAAGCTCGACGACTTCGACCTGATCGCCGGGGTCTCGCAGGACGACTACATGCTGGCCGCTCCGGCCGCGTCCGGCTACAAGAGCATCGCCGACCTGAAGAAGGCCGGGAAGAACATCAAGTACGGCACGACCGGGGTCGGCACCGGCGCGCAACTGGCGTCCGCGCTGACGTTCAAGACCGCGGCGATCGCGGCGACGGACGTACCGTTCGACGGCGGGGCGCCGGCGATGACCGCGCTGCTCGGTCAGCAGGTCGACGTCGCCACCTTCCAGCTCGGCGAGGGCATCGAGAACGTCAAGGCCGGCAAGCTCGTGCCGCTCGCGGTGTTCTCCGCCGAGCGGATCGCCTTCCTGCCGGACGTGCCGACGGCCAAGGAGCAGGGCTACGACGTGGTGGTGTCGCAGTACCGGTTCCTGACCGCGCCGAAGGGGACGCCGGACGACGTCAAGACGAAGATCGCCGACGCCGCCGAGAAGACCTTCGCCACCGACGCGTACAAGAAGTTCAACGAGGAGAACTTCCTGACGCCGCGCGAGGTCGGGCCCGACGAGATCAAGAAGATCCTCGACGAGGCCGCGGCGAAGTACAAGGCACAGCTCGACCAGTACGGGATCTCGCTGGCGGCGAAGAAGTGA
- a CDS encoding FadR/GntR family transcriptional regulator: MRVLVSGLADHVVDELKRRILDGQIAPGEKLPGENGLVEEFGVSRTVVREAVSRLQAAGLVETFQGRGSFVLEVPERTAGLRAVRSHRDVLDLMDFRIGVESEAAGLAAGRRTGRQLKGIERALDDFRRVGDDPSRSVEADFAFHLKVAVASGNRFYSDLIAELGPMMIMLPRTRLDPAYEISDREHLTRVIHEHENIHAAIARGEPEAARAAARVHLANTRDRLRDR, translated from the coding sequence GTGCGAGTTCTCGTGAGCGGTCTGGCGGATCACGTCGTCGACGAGCTGAAGCGGCGGATCCTCGACGGGCAGATCGCGCCGGGCGAGAAGTTGCCGGGTGAGAACGGGCTGGTCGAGGAGTTCGGGGTCAGCCGGACCGTCGTACGCGAGGCGGTGTCGCGGCTGCAGGCGGCCGGCTTGGTGGAGACGTTCCAGGGGCGCGGGTCGTTCGTGCTGGAGGTTCCGGAGCGTACGGCGGGACTGCGGGCGGTGCGCTCGCACCGGGACGTGCTGGACCTGATGGACTTCCGGATCGGCGTCGAGAGCGAGGCGGCCGGGCTGGCGGCGGGGCGCCGTACCGGTCGTCAGCTGAAGGGGATCGAGCGGGCGCTGGACGACTTCCGGCGGGTGGGGGACGATCCGAGCCGGTCGGTGGAGGCGGACTTCGCGTTCCACCTCAAGGTGGCTGTTGCTTCGGGCAACCGGTTCTACAGCGACCTGATCGCGGAGCTCGGGCCGATGATGATCATGCTGCCGCGGACCCGGCTCGATCCGGCGTACGAGATCTCCGACCGCGAGCACCTGACGCGGGTGATCCACGAACACGAGAACATCCACGCCGCGATCGCCCGCGGCGAACCGGAGGCGGCGCGCGCCGCGGCCCGCGTGCACCTGGCGAACACCCGCGACCGGCTCCGCGACCGCTAG
- a CDS encoding tripartite tricarboxylate transporter permease — protein MGGLIDGFSVVLEPANLLYCLAGVVIGMLIGVLPGLGPAATIAILLPITYGVDPVSAIILLAGIFYGAQYGGTITSVLLRLPGEASSVVTVFDGFALARQGRAGTALGVAAIGSFVGGTVSIIGLSLLAPLVASVALDFGPPEYAALSLFGVLLVATVGNGSRLKAVIAAGLGLLLATVGRDTFTGASRFTFDSLNLADGIDFVPIAMGLFGLGEILYNLEERHHKLHEPAKVGNAWPSRSDLRQARGAIGRGSVIGFVLGVLPGGGATLSSLVAYAVEKRRSKQPERFGQGAVEGVAAPETANNAAATSSFIPLLTLGIPANATMALMFGALLLQGIPPGPQLVSEHPDLFWGVVNSMYVGNILLLIMSIPLVGLFVKILKVRPAVLAPITVLITLLGVYTVANQVFDIFLVIVFGVVGYLMKKFGFEPGPLVLAFVLGSLLETAVRQSLLIFGGNPAGFFTRPISGTVLVVLIAVLALPGIRWVLRRRQKELV, from the coding sequence ATGGGTGGCCTGATCGACGGCTTCAGTGTCGTCCTGGAGCCCGCGAACCTGCTCTACTGCCTGGCCGGCGTGGTCATCGGCATGCTGATCGGCGTACTGCCCGGCCTCGGCCCGGCGGCGACGATCGCGATCCTGCTGCCGATCACGTACGGCGTCGATCCGGTGTCCGCGATCATCCTGCTGGCCGGCATCTTCTACGGGGCGCAGTACGGCGGCACGATCACGTCGGTGCTGCTGCGGCTGCCGGGTGAGGCGTCGTCGGTCGTGACCGTCTTCGACGGATTCGCGCTGGCGAGACAAGGACGGGCCGGTACGGCGCTCGGCGTCGCGGCGATCGGGTCGTTCGTCGGCGGCACGGTGTCGATCATCGGGCTCAGCCTGCTCGCGCCGCTGGTCGCGAGCGTCGCCCTCGACTTCGGTCCGCCGGAGTACGCCGCGCTGTCGTTGTTCGGAGTCCTGCTGGTGGCGACCGTCGGGAACGGCAGCCGCTTGAAGGCGGTGATCGCGGCGGGGCTCGGGTTGCTGCTGGCCACGGTCGGGCGGGACACCTTCACCGGCGCGAGCCGGTTCACGTTCGACAGCCTGAACCTTGCCGACGGCATCGACTTCGTGCCGATCGCGATGGGGCTGTTCGGGCTCGGCGAGATCCTCTACAACCTCGAGGAGCGGCACCACAAGCTGCACGAGCCGGCCAAGGTCGGCAACGCCTGGCCGTCGCGGTCCGACCTGCGGCAGGCGCGCGGCGCGATCGGGCGCGGTTCGGTGATCGGGTTCGTGCTCGGTGTGCTGCCGGGCGGCGGCGCCACGCTGTCGTCGCTGGTCGCGTACGCCGTCGAGAAGCGGCGGTCCAAGCAGCCGGAGCGGTTCGGCCAGGGCGCGGTCGAGGGCGTCGCGGCACCGGAGACCGCGAACAACGCGGCCGCGACCTCGTCGTTCATCCCGCTGCTGACCCTCGGGATCCCGGCGAACGCGACGATGGCGCTGATGTTCGGCGCACTGCTGCTGCAGGGCATCCCGCCCGGTCCGCAGCTGGTGTCGGAGCACCCGGACCTGTTCTGGGGCGTGGTGAACTCGATGTACGTCGGCAACATCCTGCTGCTGATCATGAGCATCCCGCTGGTCGGGCTGTTCGTGAAGATCCTCAAGGTGCGGCCCGCGGTGCTGGCGCCGATCACCGTGCTGATCACGCTGCTCGGCGTCTACACGGTGGCGAACCAGGTGTTCGACATCTTCCTGGTGATCGTGTTCGGCGTCGTCGGCTACCTGATGAAGAAGTTCGGTTTCGAGCCGGGGCCGCTGGTGCTGGCGTTCGTCCTCGGCAGCCTGCTGGAGACCGCGGTGCGGCAGTCGCTGCTGATCTTCGGCGGCAACCCGGCCGGCTTCTTCACCCGGCCGATCTCCGGCACGGTCCTGGTCGTGCTGATCGCGGTCCTCGCCCTGCCCGGTATCCGGTGGGTCCTCCGCCGCCGACAGAAAGAGCTCGTATGA
- the glsA gene encoding glutaminase A — MDKSGLLRSFAALDKDGDTRIWAWELLSALGRAGIQPDDPRVRAAFADVRGADGRPVGIDSRPVQLDIDQYVGIAQHGDGVVYRALNGELAVPPDEFRDLVRGVEAIYADVLPNRDGHVADYIPTLRDADPERFGIAICTADGQTFAIGDADLGFSVQSTSKPFSYAMALEQLGPTEVHQWVGQEQSGGTFNDYRLSLGEGRRPHNPMINAGAMATLALVDHGKETSDRFRTVRDTWTRMMGRAPGFDQETYLAEKATGDGNRGLASLMKAADMLKASGEDGAAKTADFYFQVCSLEVDAQRLAAAGATLANGGVAPYSGERVFSQETAGRVLSVMGHSGMYNDSGKFSDQVGLPAKSGVSGNVMLVVPSKRLAVVVFSPRLDAAGNSVRGVEVCKRLVNDFGLHPYRGLGTERTRHLTGALNQADRRAEAASAADRALAGVARPGSAAPTQRPTEETAGRDAGERPASRPARNSPSAQQL; from the coding sequence ATGGACAAGTCGGGGCTGCTGCGGTCGTTCGCCGCGCTGGACAAGGACGGCGACACCCGGATCTGGGCCTGGGAGCTGCTGAGCGCGTTGGGGCGCGCCGGCATCCAGCCGGACGATCCACGGGTCCGGGCGGCGTTCGCCGACGTCCGCGGCGCGGACGGCCGGCCCGTCGGGATCGACAGCCGGCCGGTCCAGCTCGACATCGACCAGTACGTCGGCATCGCGCAGCACGGCGACGGTGTCGTGTATCGGGCGCTGAACGGCGAGCTGGCCGTGCCGCCGGACGAGTTCCGGGACCTGGTGCGCGGCGTCGAGGCGATCTATGCCGACGTACTGCCGAACCGCGACGGTCACGTCGCCGACTACATCCCCACGTTGCGGGACGCCGATCCGGAGCGGTTCGGGATCGCGATCTGTACGGCGGACGGGCAGACGTTCGCGATCGGCGACGCGGACCTCGGGTTCAGCGTGCAGTCGACGTCGAAGCCGTTCAGCTACGCGATGGCGCTCGAGCAGCTCGGGCCGACCGAGGTGCACCAGTGGGTCGGGCAGGAGCAGAGCGGCGGGACGTTCAACGACTACCGGTTGTCGCTCGGGGAGGGGCGGCGGCCGCACAACCCGATGATCAACGCAGGGGCGATGGCGACGCTCGCACTGGTTGACCACGGCAAGGAGACCAGCGACCGGTTCCGCACGGTGCGGGACACCTGGACGCGGATGATGGGGCGGGCGCCGGGGTTCGACCAGGAGACGTACCTGGCGGAGAAGGCGACCGGCGACGGGAACCGCGGGCTGGCGAGCCTGATGAAGGCCGCGGACATGCTGAAGGCCTCGGGGGAGGACGGGGCCGCCAAGACCGCCGACTTCTACTTCCAGGTCTGCTCGCTCGAGGTGGACGCGCAGCGGTTGGCGGCCGCGGGCGCGACGCTCGCGAACGGCGGGGTGGCGCCGTACTCCGGGGAGCGGGTGTTCTCGCAGGAGACCGCTGGCCGGGTGTTGTCCGTGATGGGGCACAGCGGGATGTACAACGACTCCGGGAAGTTCTCCGACCAGGTCGGGTTGCCGGCGAAGAGCGGGGTGTCCGGCAACGTGATGCTGGTGGTCCCGTCGAAGCGGCTGGCCGTCGTGGTCTTCTCACCCCGCCTGGACGCGGCCGGCAACTCGGTCCGCGGCGTCGAGGTCTGCAAACGCCTGGTCAACGACTTCGGCCTCCACCCGTACCGCGGCCTGGGCACCGAACGCACCCGCCACCTGACCGGCGCTCTGAACCAAGCCGACCGCAGAGCCGAAGCCGCCAGCGCCGCCGACCGCGCCCTCGCAGGCGTAGCCCGCCCCGGCAGCGCCGCCCCCACCCAACGCCCCACGGAGGAGACCGCCGGCCGGGACGCCGGGGAGCGCCCGGCCAGCCGCCCGGCCCGCAACTCGCCGTCCGCCCAGCAGCTCTGA
- a CDS encoding mandelate racemase/muconate lactonizing enzyme family protein: MDRIRHVQLSSVVLPLDQPISDAKVLTGRQRPMTEVVFLFAEIATEQEQHGIGFSYSKRAGGPAQYAHAKEVAANLIGEDPSDIAKVYDKLLWAGASVGRSGVATQAIAAIDIALWDLKAKRAGLPLAKLLGAHRDSVRAYNTSGGFLHAPIEEVKERASKSLADGIGGIKIKVGQPETRIDLERVRAVREHLGADVPLMVDANQQWDRPTALRIGRVLEEFGLVWIEEPLDAYDADGHAELARALDTPIATGEMLSSVGEHVRLIEARAADVIQPDAPRIGGITPFLKLATLADHNGLQLAPHFAMEIHLHLAAAYPREPWVEHFEWLNPLFNERLETVDGRMLVPDRPGLGFTTSEQCARWTVDRCEFS; encoded by the coding sequence ATGGACCGCATCCGCCACGTGCAGCTCTCGTCCGTCGTACTCCCGCTCGACCAGCCGATCAGCGACGCCAAGGTGCTGACCGGGCGGCAGCGGCCGATGACCGAGGTGGTGTTCCTGTTCGCGGAGATCGCGACCGAGCAGGAACAGCACGGGATCGGGTTCAGCTACTCGAAGCGGGCCGGCGGACCGGCGCAGTACGCGCACGCGAAGGAGGTGGCGGCGAACCTGATCGGCGAGGACCCGTCGGACATCGCGAAGGTGTACGACAAGCTGCTCTGGGCCGGTGCCTCGGTCGGGCGCTCCGGCGTCGCGACGCAGGCGATCGCGGCGATCGACATCGCGCTGTGGGACCTGAAGGCGAAGCGCGCCGGCCTGCCGCTGGCCAAGCTGCTCGGCGCGCACCGCGACTCGGTCCGCGCGTACAACACCTCCGGCGGCTTCCTGCACGCGCCGATCGAGGAGGTCAAGGAGCGCGCCTCGAAGTCGCTGGCCGACGGGATCGGCGGGATCAAGATCAAGGTCGGCCAGCCGGAGACGCGGATCGACCTCGAGCGCGTCCGCGCGGTGCGCGAGCACCTCGGTGCCGACGTACCGCTGATGGTGGACGCCAACCAGCAGTGGGACCGGCCGACGGCGTTGCGGATCGGGCGGGTGCTGGAGGAGTTCGGCCTGGTGTGGATCGAGGAGCCGCTGGACGCGTACGACGCCGACGGGCACGCCGAACTGGCCCGCGCGCTGGACACCCCGATCGCGACCGGCGAGATGCTGTCGAGCGTCGGCGAACACGTCCGGCTGATCGAGGCGCGGGCGGCGGACGTCATCCAGCCGGACGCGCCGCGGATCGGCGGCATCACGCCGTTCCTGAAGCTCGCGACGCTTGCCGACCACAACGGCCTGCAGCTCGCGCCGCACTTCGCGATGGAGATTCACCTGCACCTCGCGGCGGCGTACCCGCGCGAGCCCTGGGTCGAGCACTTCGAGTGGCTGAACCCGCTGTTCAACGAGCGGCTGGAGACCGTCGACGGGCGGATGCTGGTGCCGGACCGTCCGGGGCTCGGGTTCACGACGAGCGAGCAGTGTGCGCGGTGGACCGTCGACCGGTGCGAGTTCTCGTGA